The Methanomicrobiales archaeon genome has a segment encoding these proteins:
- a CDS encoding DUF475 domain-containing protein: MDWIAAILIVAGLVLFETISSIDNAIINAEVLSTMQERYRRWFLIWGMLFAVFVVRGVLPWLIVWISTPGLGPTGALLATFSSDPAVIEAIEESSPMLLMGGGTFLIFLFFHWLFQEPKHYGLRGERYIHSKGVWFYAIVSILLATLVWFSLQENAMMAFGAVVGSSAFFIVHGFRQNAEQQEAKLFDRNLSDVSKIFYLEVIDATFSIDGVLGAFAFTLAVPLILLGNGIGALVVRQVTVSNIQRIKRYVYLKNGAMYSILFLGCIMVIDSFGFHIPPWVSPVVTFGVVGYFLFKSLQFARVQQYKEQNGGV; encoded by the coding sequence ATGGACTGGATCGCCGCCATCCTGATCGTCGCGGGACTGGTGCTGTTCGAGACGATCAGCAGCATCGATAACGCCATCATCAACGCCGAGGTGCTCTCCACCATGCAGGAGCGCTACCGCAGGTGGTTCCTCATCTGGGGGATGCTCTTTGCCGTCTTCGTCGTCCGGGGCGTCCTCCCCTGGCTGATCGTCTGGATATCCACCCCCGGTCTGGGGCCGACGGGAGCGCTCCTGGCAACGTTCAGCAGCGACCCGGCGGTGATCGAGGCGATCGAGGAGTCCTCGCCCATGCTCCTCATGGGCGGCGGCACGTTCCTGATCTTCCTCTTCTTCCACTGGCTCTTCCAGGAGCCGAAGCACTACGGGCTGCGGGGGGAGAGGTACATCCACTCCAAGGGAGTCTGGTTCTACGCCATCGTCTCCATTCTCCTCGCCACACTGGTGTGGTTCTCCCTTCAGGAGAACGCGATGATGGCGTTCGGGGCCGTCGTCGGTTCTTCGGCCTTCTTCATCGTGCACGGGTTCCGCCAGAACGCCGAGCAGCAGGAGGCGAAGCTCTTCGACAGGAACCTCTCGGACGTGAGCAAGATCTTCTACCTGGAGGTGATCGACGCCACCTTCAGCATCGACGGCGTGCTGGGAGCCTTTGCCTTCACCCTCGCGGTGCCGCTGATCCTGCTCGGGAACGGGATCGGCGCCCTGGTGGTGCGCCAGGTGACGGTGAGCAACATCCAGCGGATCAAGCGGTACGTCTACCTGAAGAACGGCGCGATGTACTCCATCCTCTTCCTGGGATGCATCATGGTGATCGACAGCTTCGGGTTCCACATCCCTCCCTGGGTCTCGCCTGTCGTCACCTTCGGCGTGGTCGGCTACTTCCTCTTCAAGTCCCTCCAGTT